Proteins from a single region of Mucilaginibacter daejeonensis:
- the rho gene encoding transcription termination factor Rho — translation MAKELGIAEADELRKAQLITRIVEQEKMIDAARAQRSTLDSNYGGAEAATAETPAEAPAAEDKPRKRTRTVKGKTAAPAPAPTAEEVGADLFAAPEPVVQAETAQAGTPNDVEAVEALSEQAAPIAPAALTENTTPAAPVARPQKFERRQNDRDNNNNNNNQPKQNREKNDQNAKKEEINLDFDNVIVNEGVLEIMPDGYGFLRSSDYNYLTSPDDIYVSQSQIKLFGLKTGDTVRGSIRPPKEGEKYFPLVRVEAINGRIPAEVRDRVPFDHLTPLFPSERLNLFTDAGNYSTRIMDLFSPIGKGQRGLIVAQPKTGKTMLLKDVANAIAKNHPEVYLIILLIDERPEEVTDMARSVRAEVVSSTFDEPAERHVKIANIVLEKAKRMVECGHDVVILLDSITRLARAYNTVAPASGKILSGGVDANALHKPKRFFGAARNIEDGGSLTIIATALTETGSKMDEVIFEEFKGTGNMELQLDRKLSNKRIFPAIDITASSTRRDDLLLDRDTLQRIWILRNHLADMNSLESMEFLQAQIRGTRSNEEFLVSMNS, via the coding sequence ATGGCTAAAGAACTGGGCATTGCCGAAGCAGACGAGCTGCGTAAGGCCCAACTCATTACCCGCATTGTTGAACAAGAAAAAATGATCGATGCGGCCCGCGCCCAACGATCTACCTTAGATAGTAATTACGGTGGCGCAGAAGCTGCCACTGCCGAAACTCCTGCCGAAGCACCCGCAGCCGAAGATAAACCACGCAAAAGAACACGTACCGTTAAAGGCAAGACCGCCGCACCGGCCCCTGCCCCGACCGCAGAGGAGGTCGGCGCCGACCTTTTTGCAGCTCCGGAGCCTGTGGTACAGGCCGAGACCGCACAAGCCGGTACACCAAATGATGTAGAGGCTGTAGAGGCCTTGAGTGAGCAAGCCGCGCCTATTGCACCTGCCGCCCTCACTGAGAACACTACTCCTGCCGCGCCTGTTGCACGTCCTCAAAAATTTGAGCGCAGACAGAACGACCGCGACAACAATAACAACAACAATAATCAGCCGAAGCAGAACCGCGAAAAGAACGACCAGAACGCTAAAAAAGAAGAGATCAACCTTGACTTTGATAACGTGATCGTTAACGAAGGCGTGCTCGAGATCATGCCTGATGGTTACGGCTTCCTGCGTTCTTCTGACTATAATTACCTGACCTCGCCCGATGATATCTATGTATCACAGTCGCAGATCAAACTTTTTGGCTTAAAAACAGGCGACACCGTTCGTGGTAGCATACGCCCGCCAAAAGAGGGTGAAAAATATTTCCCGCTGGTACGTGTAGAGGCCATTAATGGCCGTATACCTGCCGAGGTTCGTGATCGTGTGCCATTTGATCACTTGACCCCGCTTTTCCCGTCTGAGCGTTTGAACCTGTTCACTGATGCCGGTAACTATTCTACCCGTATCATGGACCTGTTCTCGCCAATAGGTAAAGGACAACGTGGTTTGATCGTGGCCCAACCTAAAACAGGTAAGACCATGTTATTAAAGGACGTGGCTAACGCCATTGCCAAAAATCACCCTGAGGTTTACCTGATCATCTTACTGATCGATGAACGCCCCGAGGAGGTTACCGATATGGCCCGCAGCGTACGCGCCGAGGTGGTATCATCAACCTTTGATGAGCCGGCCGAGCGCCACGTCAAGATCGCTAACATCGTTTTAGAGAAAGCTAAACGCATGGTAGAGTGCGGTCATGACGTAGTGATCCTGCTCGACTCGATCACCCGTTTGGCCCGTGCATATAACACCGTTGCACCTGCCTCAGGTAAGATCTTATCGGGTGGTGTGGATGCTAACGCCCTGCACAAGCCTAAGCGCTTTTTTGGTGCGGCCCGTAACATTGAGGATGGCGGCTCGCTTACCATTATCGCTACCGCACTGACCGAGACCGGCTCTAAAATGGACGAGGTGATATTCGAAGAGTTCAAGGGTACCGGTAACATGGAGTTACAATTGGATCGCAAACTCTCGAACAAACGTATATTCCCGGCTATCGATATCACTGCTTCAAGCACCCGTCGCGACGACCTATTATTGGATCGCGACACCTTGCAACGCATCTGGATCCTGCGCAACCACCTGGCCGACATGAACTCATTGGAATCAATGGAGTTCTTGCAAGCACAGATCCGTGGTACCCGCTCAAACGAGGAATTCCTGGTATCGATGAACTCATAA
- a CDS encoding CDP-alcohol phosphatidyltransferase family protein, with translation MRKRVQKHVPNAITCANLFSGCVGIVCVTFQDNLIFASYCIFLAAIFDFFDGLASRVLRSFSLIGKDLDSLADVVSFGVLPAFIMYRLFLQAPQIEHVSNYLNYIAFLIPVFSALRLAKFNNDERQTDSFIGLPTPANAILIGSFPLILKDNYTFFNDFILNPFFLAFFVVIMCALLVMELPLMSLKFKDRDLQRNFYRYLLLLFSAILILFFKFAAIPAVIIMYIALSFIQIRLAK, from the coding sequence ATGAGGAAACGCGTTCAAAAGCATGTGCCCAACGCCATTACCTGCGCTAACCTGTTCAGCGGTTGTGTGGGCATCGTTTGTGTTACTTTTCAGGACAACCTGATCTTTGCATCCTACTGTATATTCCTGGCGGCCATCTTTGATTTTTTTGACGGACTGGCCTCACGCGTGCTACGCTCCTTCTCACTGATCGGTAAAGATCTTGATTCCCTGGCCGATGTAGTAAGCTTTGGCGTACTTCCGGCCTTTATCATGTACCGGTTGTTCCTGCAGGCACCGCAGATCGAGCATGTGAGCAACTACCTTAACTACATCGCGTTCCTGATACCGGTATTCTCGGCTTTACGATTGGCTAAATTTAACAATGATGAGCGGCAGACCGATAGCTTTATTGGCTTACCTACTCCGGCCAACGCCATACTGATCGGCTCGTTCCCACTCATTTTGAAAGACAATTACACCTTCTTCAACGATTTTATCCTCAACCCCTTTTTCCTGGCGTTCTTTGTGGTGATCATGTGCGCCCTGCTGGTGATGGAGTTGCCGCTCATGTCGTTAAAGTTCAAGGACAGGGACCTCCAACGAAATTTTTACCGCTATTTATTGCTGCTGTTCTCTGCTATTTTGATATTGTTTTTTAAATTTGCGGCCATTCCGGCGGTCATCATAATGTATATCGCCCTATCATTTATTCAAATAAGACTCGCTAAATAG
- the purS gene encoding phosphoribosylformylglycinamidine synthase subunit PurS, which produces MKFQAEIDVMPKKEILDPQGKAVTGSMKNLGLAEIQNVRIGKHISLEIEAENEEIANAKTEQACKSLLANLIMESYTFTVTPA; this is translated from the coding sequence ATGAAATTCCAGGCCGAAATTGATGTAATGCCCAAAAAAGAGATCTTGGATCCTCAAGGTAAAGCTGTTACCGGCAGCATGAAGAATCTTGGTCTTGCCGAGATACAGAACGTACGCATCGGTAAACACATCAGTTTAGAGATAGAGGCTGAGAATGAAGAAATAGCTAACGCGAAGACCGAGCAAGCCTGTAAAAGCCTGTTAGCTAATCTTATTATGGAGAGCTATACCTTCACGGTAACTCCTGCTTAA
- a CDS encoding Hpt domain-containing protein, with the protein MAEALPNPDLDLSFLYEIADGSDEFIVESIDMFMQQTPQLVTEISQGIADKNWPVVGAAAHKLKPNMGFFGMLTLQSMMQDIEMMAKSGAPDEGAVVQKFDTAKAQIEANLVKLQEIKAEKQ; encoded by the coding sequence ATGGCAGAAGCCCTACCCAACCCAGACCTTGACCTTTCTTTTTTGTACGAGATCGCCGATGGAAGCGATGAGTTCATTGTTGAATCGATAGATATGTTCATGCAGCAGACCCCTCAGTTAGTTACTGAGATCAGCCAGGGCATTGCCGATAAGAACTGGCCTGTTGTAGGTGCTGCTGCTCATAAATTGAAACCTAACATGGGCTTTTTTGGAATGCTGACCTTGCAAAGCATGATGCAGGATATTGAGATGATGGCCAAAAGTGGTGCACCCGATGAAGGTGCCGTGGTTCAAAAGTTCGATACCGCCAAGGCACAGATCGAAGCCAACCTGGTAAAGCTACAGGAGATCAAAGCTGAAAAGCAATGA
- the folK gene encoding 2-amino-4-hydroxy-6-hydroxymethyldihydropteridine diphosphokinase: MVNVYLLLGSNLGDRAAYLQQGIQHIESRVGQVVTTSDVYRTQSWGNTDAPDYLNQVILIHTDKTARQVLNEILAIELLLGRKREEKWGSRTLDIDILFYGDQVINEPDLIVPHPHLHNRRFTMEPLAQIAPDLIHPILQKDISQLKNELTDTLEVKKN, from the coding sequence ATGGTAAACGTTTATTTGCTGTTGGGCAGTAACCTGGGCGACCGCGCCGCATACCTGCAACAGGGCATTCAACACATCGAGAGCCGGGTAGGGCAGGTGGTCACCACGTCAGACGTTTATCGTACACAGAGCTGGGGCAATACCGATGCTCCCGACTATCTGAACCAGGTCATCCTGATACATACCGACAAGACCGCCCGACAAGTATTGAACGAGATATTAGCGATCGAATTGTTACTTGGACGAAAGCGTGAAGAAAAATGGGGTTCACGAACGCTGGATATCGATATCCTATTTTATGGCGATCAGGTGATCAATGAGCCAGACCTTATCGTACCGCACCCGCACTTGCATAACAGGCGCTTTACAATGGAGCCTTTAGCACAGATCGCGCCTGATCTTATACACCCAATACTTCAAAAGGACATAAGCCAATTAAAAAATGAGCTGACCGATACTTTGGAAGTAAAAAAAAATTAA
- the sppA gene encoding signal peptide peptidase SppA, translating into MKQFFKFVLATMVGIIVMSVILVFMVLGLIASAGSDKEVNVDDNSVLNISFKTAVTERTPNDPLANLPVLGLNREKSIGLNDILASIKKAKTDDHIKGIYLNDGYMLSGQATTEEIRNALIDFKRSKKFVIAYSEVYTQGFYYLASVADKVYLNPKGYFDFKGLSQEITFFKGALDKLGIEAQVIKVGTYKSAVEPYILNKMSDANRMQVNAYLGSLYQQFLTNIAKSRKLDKDSLYNIANELKIQAPEDAVKYKMIDGLKYKDEVLDELKKLTNIKLNKDLKSIDLADYADSKGDSDSKGDKSDSNQIAMIYASGEINGGDGDDNSIGSDKISAALRKVRLDDKVKAVVLRVNSPGGSSLASDVIWREVYLTKKVKPVIVSMGDYAASGGYYISCAADSIFAQPNTITGSIGIFAILPNMQKLLNDKLGLTFDGVKTGKYADLGDVSRPLTPEERAILQNEVNRGYDDFTKAVAQGRNKTQAYINSIGQGRVWTGEQAIKIGLVDRLGSINDAIASAAKKAKLKDYKVVGYPEQKSLFKKFGADIESRVSEHFMKAELGDNYSYFQQIKGLQKMMRTPQARLPFVAEIK; encoded by the coding sequence ATGAAACAATTTTTCAAGTTCGTACTGGCCACCATGGTAGGCATCATTGTCATGAGTGTGATCCTGGTGTTCATGGTACTGGGACTGATCGCCTCGGCCGGCAGTGATAAGGAGGTGAACGTGGACGACAACTCGGTACTGAACATCTCTTTCAAGACCGCCGTGACCGAGCGTACGCCTAATGATCCCCTAGCCAACCTACCGGTGCTTGGATTGAATAGGGAGAAAAGTATAGGCCTGAACGATATATTAGCCAGCATCAAAAAAGCCAAGACCGACGACCACATTAAAGGCATCTACCTGAATGATGGCTACATGCTGAGCGGTCAGGCCACTACCGAAGAGATACGTAATGCACTGATCGACTTTAAACGTTCTAAAAAGTTCGTTATCGCCTACTCGGAGGTTTATACTCAAGGCTTTTACTACCTGGCCTCCGTTGCTGATAAGGTATATCTTAACCCCAAAGGTTACTTTGATTTTAAAGGCTTAAGCCAGGAGATCACCTTTTTTAAAGGTGCGCTTGATAAGTTGGGCATCGAAGCACAGGTTATCAAGGTAGGCACCTATAAAAGTGCCGTTGAGCCGTACATCCTGAATAAAATGAGCGATGCCAACCGCATGCAAGTGAATGCTTACCTGGGCTCACTTTACCAGCAATTCCTGACCAATATAGCCAAAAGCCGTAAGCTTGATAAGGATAGCCTTTATAACATTGCCAACGAATTGAAGATACAAGCACCGGAAGATGCCGTGAAGTATAAAATGATCGACGGCCTGAAGTACAAAGATGAGGTACTGGACGAGCTGAAGAAACTCACCAACATTAAGCTGAACAAGGACCTGAAAAGCATCGACCTGGCCGATTACGCTGATAGTAAGGGTGATAGCGATAGCAAAGGTGACAAAAGCGACAGCAACCAGATCGCTATGATCTATGCCTCGGGCGAGATCAACGGCGGCGACGGCGACGACAACTCGATAGGATCTGACAAGATATCGGCGGCTTTACGCAAAGTGCGTTTGGATGATAAGGTGAAAGCTGTTGTTCTACGTGTCAATTCTCCGGGCGGCAGTTCGCTGGCTTCTGATGTGATCTGGCGCGAGGTATACCTTACGAAAAAAGTGAAACCGGTGATCGTATCTATGGGTGACTACGCGGCATCAGGCGGTTATTACATCTCCTGTGCGGCCGATTCTATCTTTGCTCAGCCAAATACTATTACCGGCTCCATCGGCATCTTCGCCATATTACCTAACATGCAAAAACTGCTTAACGATAAGCTGGGCCTCACCTTTGATGGTGTAAAGACCGGCAAATATGCCGACCTGGGCGATGTTAGTCGTCCGCTTACCCCAGAGGAGCGCGCCATATTGCAAAATGAAGTGAACCGCGGTTACGACGACTTCACAAAAGCCGTTGCGCAAGGCCGTAACAAGACCCAGGCTTACATAAACAGCATTGGCCAGGGCCGTGTATGGACAGGCGAACAAGCCATCAAGATCGGTTTGGTGGACCGCTTAGGCAGCATCAATGATGCGATAGCCAGTGCGGCCAAAAAAGCCAAGCTGAAAGATTACAAAGTGGTGGGCTACCCTGAGCAAAAAAGCCTGTTCAAAAAATTTGGTGCCGATATTGAGAGCCGCGTAAGCGAGCACTTCATGAAGGCGGAACTGGGTGACAATTACAGCTACTTCCAGCAGATCAAAGGTTTACAAAAAATGATGCGTACACCGCAGGCTCGCCTGCCTTTCGTGGCCGAGATCAAATAA